TCTTGGTTGCTCATATGTGGCGTCTGGATCATAGCGGTGTTGGGTGGTGATGGGTAAGCGGGACTAAAGGGCGCGCCAAGATAAGGGGGTTGTTGGAATGGCTGCATGCCCTTCATATTTATGAGATGCTGTTGTTGGAGATAACTGGCTTGCTGCATGagctgattctgatcttgCCATCCTCCTCTCGGGTACTGCTGATACGGTTGAGGGGTGTATGCTTGTTGCCGATACATAATGTCTCGATCCTGCCAAGGAGCACTTCCAGGTCCAGCAGATCTGGGAGCGATGTGAGGGGTGTGATCACCTCCGACGAGACTGGTGACCCAACTTGGTTCTTCCGTAGAGTGGGCCAGAACCGGAAGGGACGGACCTGCTGTAGCAGGTTGAGGGTGACGAAGCACATCGGTTTCTAACATCAACCTTCTGTCTCCATTGAAACCGGTACTTTCCACGCCCATCATTTTCCTTCCAAGATTCATGGCATCAAAAGCGTCTTGGAGCTGTTGCGAGGCAGCTCGGTTCCATCCATCGTCTTGACCAttgggaatcccgggtgaCCAGACGCTTGGGACGATTGGACTGATAGGTGGATGTTCACCACCATTGGCTTGGGTTAAAGTCATTCgcttctttatctcttctcgTTGTTCCAGATTAAGGACCGCTGGACTTCGCTCCAAACGGTCGCGCACACGACTTGAAGAGCCGTATCCTTGTGTTAGACTCTGATGACGCTTCAGGTCGGCTCCCGGGTTATTATCAGGCTGTAGGTTTTGATTATCCGGGAGGGGAAGTTGGAAGGGAGGTAGAGCTGCTGTTGAAGAGACGGGCGGTGGTGTGGGAGGAGTGAATGGGTTGCGAGGAGTGTTTGTCTGTGAAGGTGGAGACAATGCATGAATGGCATGTCGCGAGGTCTGGTTGTGCTTGGTTAGCAAAGTGAACTTGTTTCAAAAAAATGTGCTCACCTCGCCTGACCCTTTCAAGCTAGTGCTCCGTCCTAAAGCCCCGTTGTCGGTATGCTTTGCCTGTGCTCGCAAGCTTTGGGTTCGAGAAACGTTGGCGCCGACGTTGACATTCTCCTCATCTGGCtggagaggaggaagagagaCTCGATTGAACATTGCAAGAGATGATAGTGAATGCGATGGTGCGTGAGCGGGTGGGGATTGAGCGGGAGGTTCATGGTCATGGGCCGCCACGGAGATCCTTCTAGGAGGTCGTGGTGGGGGTCCCATGTTGGTAGAAACTTTCGGAACCTCTGGAGCATTCTGGATCGACGTGACTGGATTGATAGCTAGAAGGTGAGCGCTGTTCTGAAGGAGAAACCACTAACCTCTTCTCGAAGGCAAAGAGCTTTGTCTGCTCAAGCCTTTACCCCAATTGGACGTCTCCATACCACTTGGTCCTTCCTCTACTTCGCCAAGTACATCTTGAGTTCTGACTTCCCTTCCGCTGCTTTTCCTGATGAGACCCCCTTCAGGTGCTCCCGAAGATAGACTGCCGCTTCGGAATCTACCGGCACCAGATCTCAACCTAGAACCATGGAACGCTGATGATGCTGCAGGGTTGGTGGAGATAGACGATGATGGCTGGTGTCTTGTGCTAGATACGGTGTTGTGTCTTCGTAGCAGAGATTCACTGTCAGGCGCTGGAGGGCCGTTGGAGTGCTGTGCCGGCGTGGAACTTCCGAACGAGTTGGCTGATGGTCCTCGAGGTTGTCGTATCGGCGCGACTGGTGCTGACGCCATGATATGCGTTAGTGTGGATAAGAGCTACACAGGTGACGATAGATTAATGTATTATGGAGATGGCGACAGGCTGACGTTACAGTAATGGAGTAGATGTGAGTCAGATCAGGAAGAATAAaggatcaaagagagaaCCAGAAACAAGTTGCGGGATATGAGAGCGGTCCTGTGCGTTTGAGTTCGAATCTGAGCTGCTTTGACACGGACAATGAATGTTATAAAGTGTACAAATGCGGATACGCAGACTATGTTgaatagatgaagatgatgtccCAGATGACAGaaaaatgatgaacaagaacaaaagaCTGAGTTTGAAGTGTAGATAGAGAACACGAAACGAATAGAAGCGATTAAGGATGAAAGTTCAATCCCATGAAATTCAAGCAAAACACGTCATTTTCTCGTCCTTTAAAAGCACCTCTCCGCTGTTTCTCACGCTAACGACATTTCCTATGTATTTCCTTTAACACGGTATCCTTCAGCTTTGAGGATTATTTTTGCATCGTCTCAATAGTGATGCAGATGCAATTGTCATTAGCACGGGAGAACATGTCACGCAgcattcatcatcaagagcCTCATCATATCACATAACAGAATTGAATAAAAAAAATGGCGAGAGAGCACGCGTATAAAATGATCCATACTAAAGTGGGAGGGAAAGGAGGGGAGGTATAGAGTCACCTATACAGGTGAACACAAGACTGATAAGGAAAAATTACAACTCGAATCTAGACCTAAAGCACTACACAacctttgcctttcttgGATCGTCCTGATTTTTTGCTCTAAAAAAGTTATCAGTTCCCCGTGCCAACCCGCAAATACTCACCATTAAAGCATGTCTGGTTGCAGTTTGAAATACCTCTCGGACACCTTCGCCGGTCTTAGCACTACACTCGACGTAACCTTGAGCACCGATCTTTTGCGCGACAGCCAAACCTTCAGCTCTGGAAACGGGTCTTTGATTCATTCGGGCGAGATCTTGAGTGGTCTTTGGGTCATCTCGGAGATCCTTCTTGCACGCGACGAGGATGATTGGGAGACCTTGGCAGAAATGAAGGACCTCGGAGATCCACTATAAAGAAGTCAGCGAGTATCTCACATCCGACTTGCTCGACGTGGAACGAGGGAGAAAAGGTAAATTTCGTATGACCCACCTTTTCTTGCACGTTGTCAAGAGAGTCGGGGGAGTCGAT
This genomic window from Kwoniella shivajii chromosome 7, complete sequence contains:
- a CDS encoding GTP-binding protein rhoA, with the protein product MSGEIRRKLVIVGDGACGKTCLLIVFSKGMFPEVYVPTVFENYVADVEVDGKKVELALWDTAGQEDYDRLRPLSYPDSHVILICFAIDSPDSLDNVQEKWISEVLHFCQGLPIILVACKKDLRDDPKTTQDLARMNQRPVSRAEGLAVAQKIGAQGYVECSAKTGEGVREVFQTATRHALMSKKSGRSKKGKGCVVL